Proteins encoded by one window of Cannabis sativa cultivar Pink pepper isolate KNU-18-1 chromosome 4, ASM2916894v1, whole genome shotgun sequence:
- the LOC133036851 gene encoding uncharacterized protein LOC133036851: MYFTKLKTIRDELNNYRPSCTYNGCTCGGVKRLQDHYHMEYIMSFLMGLSDSYSQVRGSILLMDPLPEVNRVFHLVTQEEHQRGANNTLNSNNKPKEAGANQVQTGKEEDNSTTDSHTLLPQLSSVQYQQLLNLLASQKSGSNVNEPGTSSGNSSIILSHVSMLPLRNSWIIDTGATRHICSNIKLFQSICKVPPTKLILPNNNFLMDSASKMMIGRGSAINDLYILDVAHEAPQVLSVAAETWHSRLGHLSHKRLDLLKDILNCNTSGLHKIESCYICPIAKQKKLPFNNKAKSDNAPKLAFKDLFSKHGIMHDFSCVEMPEQNPIAERKHKHLLNVAHALFFQAKMPIKFWSECILTAAYLINRTPTPLLKNKTSYELLFKKQPNYHHLRSFGCLAFASTLTAHRTKFSPRARTCVFIGYPQGVKGYKLYDLNTNQCFISRNVVFHENIFPFKKLNTDSNNMDPFTQIVLPNSMINNTPIAEYPAGSNGSFTRTSNTHEEDENNSEKHAASTAASPAESCSNNNQNIAAR; the protein is encoded by the exons atgtattTTACCAAGCTTAAAACCATACGGGATGAACTAAACAATTACAGGCCATCTTGCACTTACAATGGATGTACATGTGGTGGAGTCAAGAGGCTCCAAGACCATTACCACATGGAGTACATTATGTCCTTCTTAATGGGACTTTCAGATTCCTATTCTCAAGTTCGAGGGAGCATCTTGCTCATGGATCCTTTGCCCGAAGTCAATAGGGTGTTTCATCTTGTGACTCAAGAAGAACACCAAAGAGGTGCCAACAATACTCTCAATTCTAAT AATAAACCAAAAGAAGCAGGCGCAAACCAGGTGCAaactggaaaagaagaagaTAACAGCACCACAGATTCGCATACCTTACTTCCCCAATTGTCAAGTGTCCAATACCAGCAGCTGTTGAACTTGCTTGCCTCACAAAAAAGTGGTAGCAATGTGAACGAACCTGGTACTTCCTCTGGAAATTCAAGTATTATCTTATCTCATGTATCTATGCTTCCTTTACGCAACTCTTGGATTATTGATACTGGAGCAACAAGACATATATGCTCCAATATCAAATTATTCCAAAGCATATGTAAGGTTCCTCCAACTAAACTCATTCTTCCaaacaataattttttgatG GACAGTGCCAGCAAGATGATGATTGGAAGAGGGAGTGCAATCAATGACCTATACATTCTTGATGTTGCACATGAAGCCCCTCAAGTCCTCTCTGTTGCTGCTGAAACCTGGCACTCACGGCTGGGCCATCTCTCTCATAAACGTTTAGATTTACTCAAGGATATTCTTAATTGTAACACTTCTGGTTTACACAAGATTGAATCTTGTTACATATGTCCTATTGCTAAACAAAAGAAACTCCCTTTCAATAATAAAGCAAA ATCCGATAATGCCCCGAAATTAGCATTCAAAGATCTCTTCTCCAAACATGGAATTATGCATGATTTTTCATGTGTCGAAATGCCCGAACAAAATCCCATAGCTGAGAGGAAACACAAGCATTTATTGAACGTTGCCCATGCATTGTTTTTCCAAGCCAAAATGCCCATTAAATTCTGGTCTGAATGTATCCTTACTGCTGCCTATTTAATAAATAGGACACCTACTCCTCTTTTGAAGAACAAAACTTCTTATGAACTCTTATTCAAGAAACAACCAAATTATCATCATCTACGCTCTTTTGGTTGCCTCGCATTCGCTTCCACATTAACTGCTCATAGGACCAAGTTTTCACCAAGAGCACGCACATGTGTTTTCATAGGATATCCCCAAGGAGTCAAGGGATACAAACTTTATGATTTGAATACAAATCAATGCTTTATCTCAAGAAATGTTGTCTTCCATGAAAACATTTTTCCTTTTAAGAAACTTAATACTGACAGCAACAATATGGATCCTTTCACTCAAATTGTCTTACCAAATTCTATGATTAATAATACTCCTATTGCTGAGTACCCTGCAGGTTCCAATGGCAGCTTCACTCGCACATCCAACACGCATGAAGAGGATGAGAATAACTCTGAAAAACATGCCGCTTCCACTGCTGCTTCACCTGCAGAATCCTGCAGCAACAACAATCAAAATATTGCAGCAAGATAG